The proteins below come from a single Cyanobacteria bacterium GSL.Bin1 genomic window:
- a CDS encoding aminotransferase class I/II-fold pyridoxal phosphate-dependent enzyme, whose protein sequence is MKFSQRLDKIPPYLFAQINRKRQKLLAQGVDLINLGVGDPDQPTLSPILQAMHEAIDDPSTHNYPPYQGTLAFRKAVAAFMARRYGVTDLNSETEVLSSIGSKEAIHNTFLAFVDPGDYTLIPDPGYPVYNTATLFADGQPYPMPLKPENHFLPDLKQIPTEVAQKTKLLWINYPNNPTGALASLDFFAELVAFCQEHDILLCHDHAYAEMAYDGYQPPSVLQVAGAKDCAIEFHSASKSYNMTGWRVGFVVGNALGIEGLGRVKSNVDSGVFRAIQQAVITALETPRTEIDKLMAVYQRRRDIIVAGLNRLGWEITPPQATLYVWVPVPQGYTSQEFANLLLDECGIIVPPGNGYGRFGEGFFRIALTIPEVEMERAIARMKAAGIRY, encoded by the coding sequence ATGAAATTTTCCCAACGTTTGGATAAAATTCCGCCCTACCTCTTTGCCCAAATCAATCGTAAGCGCCAAAAACTACTTGCCCAAGGCGTTGATTTGATTAATTTAGGCGTTGGCGATCCGGATCAACCAACCCTATCGCCAATTCTACAAGCAATGCACGAAGCCATTGACGATCCCAGCACCCACAATTATCCTCCGTATCAAGGAACCCTTGCCTTTCGCAAAGCAGTTGCTGCTTTTATGGCGCGTCGCTATGGTGTTACGGATCTCAACTCGGAAACAGAAGTTCTTTCTTCTATTGGCTCAAAAGAAGCCATCCACAACACTTTTTTAGCCTTTGTTGATCCCGGTGACTATACCCTCATTCCTGATCCCGGTTATCCGGTTTATAACACAGCGACCTTGTTTGCAGATGGTCAACCTTACCCAATGCCACTGAAGCCAGAGAATCATTTTTTGCCGGATTTAAAGCAAATTCCCACAGAAGTGGCGCAAAAGACGAAATTACTCTGGATTAATTATCCCAATAACCCAACTGGGGCATTAGCCAGTTTAGACTTTTTTGCGGAACTGGTTGCCTTTTGTCAGGAACATGATATTCTCCTCTGTCATGATCATGCTTATGCAGAAATGGCGTATGACGGCTATCAACCCCCCAGTGTCCTGCAAGTCGCGGGGGCAAAAGACTGCGCGATCGAGTTTCATAGTGCCTCCAAATCTTATAACATGACCGGCTGGCGGGTTGGCTTTGTCGTTGGTAATGCTTTGGGGATTGAAGGTTTAGGGAGAGTGAAGAGTAATGTTGATTCTGGGGTGTTTCGGGCGATTCAACAGGCAGTAATTACGGCGTTAGAAACCCCCCGTACCGAAATTGACAAGTTAATGGCTGTCTATCAGCGTCGCCGGGATATCATTGTTGCAGGCTTGAACCGTTTAGGTTGGGAAATTACCCCACCCCAAGCTACCCTTTATGTTTGGGTTCCCGTACCTCAGGGTTATACTTCCCAAGAATTTGCCAATCTCTTGTTGGATGAATGTGGCATTATTGTTCCACCAGGAAATGGCTATGGACGCTTTGGAG
- a CDS encoding type II toxin-antitoxin system HicB family antitoxin: MKYSIFIQWSEEDQTYIASLPEWGEYARTHGETYDEALENAKEVLADLVYGYQQVGKSLPNPKTIAVA, translated from the coding sequence ATGAAATATAGTATCTTTATTCAATGGTCAGAGGAAGATCAAACCTATATTGCGAGTTTACCCGAATGGGGAGAATACGCTCGGACTCACGGCGAAACTTATGATGAAGCATTAGAAAACGCCAAGGAAGTGTTAGCCGATCTAGTCTATGGGTATCAACAAGTGGGAAAATCCTTACCCAATCCCAAAACGATAGCAGTTGCCTAA
- a CDS encoding XisI protein: protein MDKLEQYRQIICAFLKEQSEIIPFGGTIETETIFDRDSDRYLLLYLGWNNQQRIYSVVLHLEIREGKVWIQQNTTDFSVAEELLERGVKREDIILGLKPAFVREYTGFGIA, encoded by the coding sequence ATGGATAAGTTAGAACAGTATCGTCAAATTATTTGCGCTTTTTTGAAAGAACAATCAGAAATCATCCCATTTGGGGGAACGATTGAAACGGAAACCATTTTTGATCGCGACTCAGATCGATATTTATTATTATACTTAGGTTGGAATAATCAACAAAGAATCTACTCTGTTGTGTTACATCTTGAGATTAGAGAAGGAAAAGTTTGGATTCAGCAAAACACAACTGATTTTTCCGTAGCTGAGGAATTATTAGAAAGAGGAGTCAAGCGAGAAGATATTATTTTAGGATTAAAACCTGCTTTTGTTAGAGAATATACGGGGTTTGGTATAGCTTAA